The genome window TCCGTAATCGCTGTCTATATCGATGTAGGTATGACTTTTATTGCCTATTTTAGCGAGCGTATCGCTTATCTCTTTCATTTCAATATTTTTAAAGAGTAAGTCATTGCTAAAGCTCATTAGGTGCAACTCGCTATTTATTTTTTGCAGAGCCTCGCTTAGTGAATCAAATCCGCGAGAGAGGTCATAGATATTTATAGCTTTTGTAATGTAGAGATAAGAGAGCGGGTCAAACCATTTTGTAAAGTTGTAACCGTTATACTCCAAAAACAGCTCCACTTGAAACTTGCCGAATAACTCATAAAGTCCGTCCGTGTTTTTGTACTCTCTGCCAAATTTGCTCTGCATAGACTCGGGTGATAAAAAGCTTATATACCCTGCCATTCGACCTACTGCCATACCTGAGAGCCCGTTTTTTTTAATCGTTTCGCTGTCATAATAGCCCTCTTTAAAATCCGGGTCTTTTAGGATTGCTTCTTGCGATATTTTATTAAAAGCGATTGCCCAAGGCTGTGTTGCATGAGTTGTTGCCATAGCGATTATTTTTGATGCAAAATGCGGATATGAAATTGCAAACTGAAGCGCTTGCATACCGCCCATTGAACCGCCGATAATCGCATAAACGCTGTGTATGCCGAGTTTGTCAAAAAGAATTTTTTGAGCTTTTACCATATCTTTTACGGTGATGACCGGAAATTTGTAGCGGTATGGATTGTGATGCGGATATTGCGGGCTCATAGGACCAGTTGAACCAAAACAGCTGCCTATTACATTTGTACAGATTACAAAATATTTGTCCGTGTCTACCGCTTTGCCTGAACCTATAAAACTATCCCACCATCCCGCTTTTTTGTCATTTTCATATATTCCTGCACAGTGATGAGAACCGGTGAGTGCATGGCAGATGACGATGACATTGCTCTTCTCATCGTTAAGTTCGCCGTATGTCTCATAAGTTATATCATAAGGCTCTAAAATACGCCCGCTTTCTAAATAGAGCGGGTTTGTAAAATGCTCGGTATATGTTTTTAGGTTCAGTGACAACTTTTAGACTCTTTTTTAAAAATAGTATTAGACTTCTTTGCAAACCAAAGATCCTGAATCAAGTTCAGGATGACGAAAAGTCGAAAATCTCATCATTTACAAATTTCACAATCTCGTCATTCCAAACTTGATTTGGAATCTAACTTTTTAGTTATAAAATAAGTTTATTGCAATTTTAGCGAAAATGGCTTAAATGATGTACTTATTTTATTTTTCCAATTTCCATCTGTTCATAATCTCCAATGCTTTGTCATACTCCAACTCTTCTATCTCTTTTTTCCACTCTGAGAGCTCGCTTGCATCTACAATTGCAGTTAAGTTTTTAAAAAGAGAATCTATTTTTTTTGATTCTAGTATATCGGATTTTGAAATCGTCTCTTTTATATCGTAAAAGAGTTTTTTTAACTCCTCATCATTTAGCTTCTCAAATGAAGCATTGCTCTTCTCGTCAAAAACAACTTCTTGCAGTTTTTCTTGCGTGCTCTCTAGCGCAACTCTTAATTTCTCTATGTCGCTCTTGGTTATCTCTTGCTTTGATTTATATTTTGTATCTATATTTTGGCAAATTTCATAGAGCAGATTTGCTCTTAAGTTGCCGCTTAGACCTTTAAGCGTATGAACCAGAGAGGGTGCAGAGTCGTTATTGTCCGATATAAGTGTTGCTATATCTTTAAATTTGCTTCCGATTTCTTGCGAGAAATTTTTTAGAAGTTTATTTATTAACTCTTTTGAACTGAAAATTTTCTCCAAATACTCCATATCAAGAATACCGTCTGCCATTTTTGGTGTTGATATGGTGTCTGGGATTGTTAAATCAACTTTGCAAAATTTTGCAACTGTTTTGTAAAGCTCGTTCATATCTATGGGTTTGCCTAAATGGTCATTCATGCCTGCATCCATAGCTTTTTGTTTATCCTCTATCATAGCCGCCGCCGTAAGTGCTACTATAGGTATCTCTTTATCACTCTCTCTTATGATTTTCGTTGCTTCGTAACCGCTCATAATCGGCATTTGCAGATCCATCAGAATCAAGTTGTAGCGTAAAGGATTTGCAAAGTATTTTTCAACCGCCTCTTGCCCGTTGTTCGCCATATCTACTTCTATGGATACGCGGTTTAACATCATTGATGCCACTTCTTGATTTATTTGATTGTCTTCAACGAGTAGAACTCTGATACCGCTAAAATTTGGAAGTTTTTGTATCTCTTGAGGTACATTTTTATAAAAATCAGCTCTATCCCAAGATGCTACTTCAAATTCCAGTTCAAAACTAAATACACTTCCCATGCCCACTTGGCTCTCTGCTATTAATACTCCGCCCATTGCTTCTATAATTCTTTTAGATATAGTAAGCCCAAGTCCCGTTCCGCCATATTTTCTTGTGGTTGATGTATCTGCTTGAGTAAATGGAGTAAATAGTTTTTTTAGCTGTTCTTCGCTGATGCCTATTCCGCTGTCCTTTACGATAAATGAGATAATTGCTTTTTTTTCATTAAGCTTCTCTTTTAGCTCAATATCCAGTGATACGCTTCCACTATGGGTGAATTTTATAGCATTGCTTATGAGGTTAGAGAGAACTTGAGTAATTCTAAGTTTATCGCCTATAATTATAGAGGGCGCATTATCTTTTAATTCACAATGTGTATGAAGAGATTTTTTTCTAGCACTCTCTAAAAACATAAATTTAAGCTGCTCCATAACATCTTCTATTTTAAAACTTTTATGTTCTAGTTCAAGTTTTCCTGCTTCTATCTTAGAGTAATCAAGTATATCGTTAATGATACCTAAAAGCATTTTTGAAGAGCTGTTTACCTTGAGCAGAAGATTTTTTTGCTTATCGTCAAGTCGTGTATCAAAAAGCAGCTCGCTTAAACCTATAATGGCATTCATAGGAGTTCTAATCTCATGGCTCATGTTAGCTAAAAACTGACTTTTTGCTTTGTTGGCAAGCTCTGCTTTTTCTTTAGCCTCTTTAATGGCGATTTCCGCCTCTTTGAGTCCGGTTTGGTCAAACATATAGCCTCGTATAGAGGTTAAGTTGTTTTTTTCGTCTCTAACTAGATGTGTAAAATCATAAAACCATCTATAATTGCCGTCTTTTAATCTTAATCTATATGATTGTTCAAAGTTGTCTATGTTATTTTCTATGTAATAGGTAACTTCTTTAGAGATTCTCTCTATATCATCGTGATGGATGAGGTCTGCATATAAAAAGCTCTCGCTTTGCATCTCCTCTTTTGAATAACCCAGAATATCTAAGCAGTTTGACGATATATATTTAACCGGCCAGTTTTGTAATGGAGCCCACTCTACGGTCATAACAGGACCGCTTGAGAAGAGTTTTCTCTCCTCTTCAAGAGCGTTTAGTACTATTTTTTTCTCTGTTATATCTCTAAATACGACTATAGCACCTCCGTCGTTTGTCGGGGATACAGTTAAATTTACGGCAAAAAATGAACCGTCTTTTCTTATAAAATACTCTTCAAGTTCTTGGGTTTGTCTATCTCTTATAGTTACATAAATAGGACACTCTTCATGCGCATAAATTGAGTTATCCGGTTTGTGATGATGAAAAAGGTCATGTTGATGCGTGCTTAAAATCTCCTCTTTTGTAAAACCAAGCAAATCAACGGCACTCTGATTTACAAAAGTACACATTCCCTTTTTATCTACTCCGTATACCCCGTCTCCTATAGCATCTATCATCGTAGCTCGCTGCATAACGGATTCATGCTCTCTTTGTGCTATTTTTGACTCTGTTTCTTGAACCTGTTTATAAGATTTTATGATATAGACGATATTTCCAAAAACTAGAGAGATGAAAATAAAGCTAAAGACAAAAAGGATAAATATAACCTCTCGTTCTAACTCATTTTCATGTTTTTCTACGGTAGAGAGCAACTCTTTTATCTTTTGTTGCAGCAGCATATATTTTTGCAGCGAGACTGCATCGGTCTCTTTTGCTTCGGCTGCTCTTTTTTCAAGCGAAATTGATGTGGCGATAACGGCATTTTTAAAAAAATCTATATAAATCTCTTTTAGCTCCTCTGTCGCAAAGCCGTGAGTGCTTAAAAAATCCAGAGTGTATAGAACTTTTTTTGATGAGATTGCTGCTTCTGCCAAATAGTCATCATTTCCGATATGAGCGCTTCTATAGAGGTTTGACGCAACCAAAACTATCTCTTTGTCAAATTGATTTACATATTTTCTATGCACTAAAATATCTCTGTTTCCCTCATGCATAAAATCATAAATTATAAACAGAGCTATAAAAGAGATAGCCAAGACAAATACATTTGAGATTACTATTTTTTTACTTAGAGATATTGTCATTATCGCGCTCTTATAAAAAGATTTTCTTCAACGCTGTTTTGCCCATACTCTTCGAGCATCCAGAGGACAAATTTTTCTGCCTCTTTATTTGTCTTTAAAAAAACCAAATTTAGTTCTCTTCTTATCGGATAACTATGATTTTTGATATTTTCTTTGGACGGATTGACATTTTCCAAGGACAAAATTTTTATAGGCAGACCGTGTTTTACGATAGCATTGGCAGAACCTGCAGATATATAGCCGATACTATTTGGAATTCCGCCGACCCAAACCATCATATCGTTATTTGCTCCGGCTTCCCACGCCGAAGCATCTATCATCTTTGACTTGTCGCTGTTTTTTGGATTTTGCGGATGAAAAAGACCTGTATATTTTTCAAAAACAGCTAGTGTTCCACGGTCTAGTTTTTTTGAAACCAGATGAATTTTTTCATTTTTGCCGTTTAATTTTTGCCAGTTTTTTATATTTCCTCTATAAATGTCTATGAGGTCTTTTTTTGATATATTTCTAAGCGGATTATCGTTGTTTACCAGAAAGGCTAAAGTGTCATAACCGATTGTTGCATAAGAGAGGAGGTTTTTTTCTTGCGTGGTTAAATCTCTGCTGACCATACCGATTTCTATTTTGTTTGAAAGAAGAGAATCAACCGCATTTTGGCTACCGCCCCCGGATATGTTTAGTTTTATACCGCTCTCTTCTTTGTACTTTTGCGCAACTTGTTCGATGATGGGCTGTATAGTCGTAGCACCGACACAGTTTAGCACCGTTTCGCCGAATAAGAGACTAAAAGGCAGTAAAAAAACTAATAAATATCTCATTTTTTATCCAATATTAAAATCTGACCTTGCGCACTTTTTACAAAAAGTTCCTATAACATTAATTGAAACCTCTGAACAATTATTGAATTAGACCCTGAATGACCAAAGGAAATGCCCTTGCGGTACAAGTTCAGGGTGACGGGTAGTTCGTCATTCCAAGCTTGACTTGGAATCTAGTTTATGATTTAATCAGAGGTTTCAATTAAAATGTAATTACTTTATAATCGCTTTGAAGAGCGTTTGTAAGCATCTCTCCCGTATGAGTTAGTTCAACTCCAAGTGCGCTTAATTGCTCCGATACGCCGTAATCATCACTGCAAACTACACAAACGCTGAACTTTACGCCTGTTTGCATAACTGTTTTGACTTTCTTTTGAAGCTCTTCATTTTCGGCTAAAAGCTTTGCCGATGGCCCCCAAATCATTATTGTCGCTTCATCCCAGTAACCTCGCGGCAACATTACCGAACCGTATAAAAGTATAAGTTTCTTTGCTACCTCTTCATCGGCGCTCGACCATACTATAAGAAGTTTGTTTTTCATTTTATGCCTCCAACGCTTGTTTCATATCTGCGATGAGGTCTGTTGCACTCTCTAAACCGCATGAGATACGGATAAGTCCCGCCGGTACGCCGCAAGCTTTTAGCTCTTCATCGCTTAACTGTTGATGCGTGGTTGAAGCAGGATGAGTGATGATAGATTTTGAATCTCCGATATTTACTACCAAAGAGTAGAGCTTTGTAGCATTTACTATTTTTGTAGCTTCGGTAAGAGATGCCACTTCAAAGCTTAAAAGCCCGCTGCACGCCCCGCCCTCAAAATATTTTTGAGCATTTTTATAGTTTGCATTGCTCTTTAATCCGGGATAGTTTACTTTTTTAACTTTCGGGTGAGCTTCTAAAAACTCTGCAAGTTCAAGTGCATTTTTTGAGTGTTCACGCATACGAAGAGAGAGAGTTTCCATCCCTTGGATAAATAGCCATGAGTTAAACGGAGATAAAACGGCACCCAAATCTCTTGAAAGAGAGAGTCTTGCTCTAAGAGTGTAGGGCGGCAGATTTGTATCTACATATACAAGTCCGTGGTAAGATGCATCCGGTTTGTTAAAATGTTCATAGCGAGGATTTGCGCGAAGTTTTTCAACCAAACCTTTTCTCTCGACTAAAATTCCTCCGATTGCAAGACCTTGACCTGTTGTATATTTGCTTGCACTATGAACCGTGATATCGGCTCCATGCTCAAACGGACGACATAAAATAGGAGTTGCAACCGTGTTATCTACTACCGTTAGGATGCCGTATCTGTTGGCGATTGCAGTAATTGCCTCAATGTCTGCTACATCAATGCTGGGATTTGTTAAAGACTCAAAAAAGATAACTTTTGTTTTTTCATCTATGAGAGCTTCAAGAGATGCCATGTTATGAACATCAAAATATCTTGCCTCAATGCCGAATCTCTTAAGTGTGTGAGTATTTAAGGTTAAACTTCCGCCGTAGAGCTGTTTTGCACAAACTATATTGTCACCCGCTTCGGCAGCATTAGCGATAGCAAAAAAGATAGCGCTCATTCCGCTTGAAGTTGCAAGCGCGGCTTCACCGCCCTCAAGCATTGCAAATCTTTTTTCAAAAACATCGGTGGTCGGGTTGTTAAGACGAGTGTATATATTTCCCAACTCTTTAAGAGAGAAGAGATCCGCAGCATGCTGAGCGTCGCGAAATTCATAAGCCGTTGTTTGATAAATAGGGACAACCATAGTCCCCTGCGAATCTTTTGTATAGCCGCCGTGGAGCGCTATCGTTTGTAAATCCATCTTTTGTTGCCTTTTTTAAAAATATTTTATTTCATCTGATAAAATATTGTATCAAAAGATAACTAAAATTATTTTATTAGACCCTTTGCCCACTCTTGCATGATTTGATGAATCTCCTCTCTTGGAGCCTCCATAAACTCTATGACAATCTTATCTTTAAACTCACAAATACCGATGCTTCTTGGTCTAAGAGCTAAAACTTTCGTGTTTGGAATAGAAGGTCCAAAACAAAAAATGATATTTCTGGCATCAAGTATCCCATCTGCAATTTCACCCTCTAATGCTTTTGTATGCGCATAGTGGTCAAACAGAGCGATAAACTTTGCTACGGGATGTTTCTCTATCTTGTCTTTAAAGTATGCAGCTACTTCATCCATGCTTGAGACTCTCATCTCTTCTTTTAACAGCTCTAGGCTATAAATCGGGTATCTATCCATAAAAATTATTTTTTTCATTTTTTTCCTTTGTATAATAAATTAAAACCTCTGACTAAATTATAAACTAGATTCCAAGTCAAGCTTGGAATGACGAACTGCCCGAATGACGAACTGCCCGAATGACGAGCTGTCCGAATGACGAGCTGTCCGTCACCCTGAACTTGATTCAGGGTCTAGCTTGGAATGACGAATTGTCCGTAACTCTGAACTTGTACCACAAGGGTATTTCCTTCGGTCATTCAGGGTCTAGCCAGATATTTATTTAGAGAGTTCAATTTTACAAAATTTGCTTTAGACAAAATCTCTACTCCTGAATGCAAATCTCTTTTTTTCTTATATGCACTATAGTTTGGTAAGTTACGATAGATACTATAACCGTTACTGCACTCACCATTATATATGAAAAAATCAGCAAAGATATCTCTTTGCTCCGGTTATACATAAGCATAGCGCTAATTGCCATCGCCGCTAGCGGAAACACAAATGCCCACCAAGATATAAAAAACTTTATTTTTATAAAATTTTTGTACATAAATGCAACTAAAATCGTAAAAAACAGGGCTAGATTAAAAAGCATAAGAGCAAAAGTGTCAATTACGCCAAACATCTTAAAATATGCTATAAAACCCACAGCCGGAGGAGCAATCAGTATAAAAAGCGTAGGCATAAATTTTACACTCATTTGATTGTGAAATATAATCCTGTTTAAAATAATAGCAAACAAAACTATCCAAAAAAACATTCCGACGCTAAAAAAGTACATCAGCAGACCCAAATCCGCAAAACCGACTCCGCCGATGGGCACTAAAACATTGCCGACTATGGGTATAAACCATGCCGGATTTGAGTGGTCAAGCTGCTGATTTTGATTTATCCAAAAAGAGACGGTGTGCATAGTCAAGTAAAAGTGCAAAATAGTTCCCCCGTACCAACAAACGGCACTTACAAGAGAAAAATTTTCTTTGTAAATGATAGAGAGCATTAGCATAGATATAGATACGGCGGCAAAAAAGTTGATTCTCACTGGGTGTGAAAATTCGCTTTTAACCGCTGTTTTGTACTTTGAAAATTTTCTTATGTAAACGGATGAAACAACGATAAAGACAATCGTAGTAATATACATAAGCACTTCGCCTATAATGGAGGGGAAGTTTAGCCAAAGAGCAGCTTTTTGGTATGTAATAGTAAGCCCGCTTAAACCCATAACAACCGCATACATCATAATCGGAAAAAATTTAAGTCTGCTTTGCTTTTCCGTAATTTCCATATTAGCCTCTTATTATCAATAGTTATAATTTTTATAAATTTTACTGTTTTTTATAATAAAAGTCAATAATTTTTATAATGAAAATCAATAATATAGCGATTAAATATTATTCTGTTTGTATGGTACAATTTTGAAATAGAACAGAGGAGAGATTATGAAATCTATTCGTTTATTTGTAGCTGCTTTGATGGCAAGCAGTTATATGCATGCAGGCGATATTGACGGTAATACCGTAGTTGGCGGTGCGCTCGGTGCCGCGGCAGGTTCTGCGGTAGGTTCTGCCATCGGCGGGAAAGAGGGCGCAATTATAGGTGCAGGTGCCGGCGGTGTTATCGGAGCGGCTATTGCAAGCGATAGAGAACCAAGAAGATATGATCAAGAAAGAGTTATTATACGAGATAGAGGTGATAACCCTAATGTACATTATGATCAGGGAAGGCATCTGGGACATTATAAAAAGAAACATAAAAATAAATATAAATATGAGCATAATCGCGACCGCGACAATTATCGTGATTATGACCGTAATCGTGAACGATATTATGAACACGATCGCGGTTATGACCGTGACCGTTACCGCGGGAGAGAGTGGTAAAAATAATTTAATTTTGAGGAACAAATATAGATTGCTTCGTCGCTTAACTCCTCGCAATGACAGTCATCGGATTGACTTATTGTCATTGAGATGGTTACACTAGTATGTCATTGCGAGCGAAGCGCGGCAATCTAGTTTAATTATATATGGTAGTTTGGCGCTTCTTGCGTGATGATAACATCGTGAACATGACTCTCTTTTAGCCCCGCACTTGTTATCTCGACAAACTCCGCATTTTCCCAGAATGTAGGTATATCTTTGCTCCCGCAGTAACCCATTGACGAACGAAGTCCGCCCATCATTTGATGAACTATGCCGGCAATGCTTCCTCTAAAAGGCACACGACCTTCAATTCCCTCAGGTACAAGCTTATCTGCCGCCGTTCCCTCTTGAAAATATCTATCGTTTGACCCCTTTTGCATAGCGCCTATACTTCCCATACCGCGGTATGATTTGTATTGGCGACCTTGAAACATTATAGTCTCACCGGGTGATTCTTCAGTTCCTGCTAAAAGTGAACCTGCCATAATACAGCTTGCTCCCACTGCTAAAGCTTTTGCGATATCGCCCGAGTATTTAATCCCGCCGTCTGCTATAACAGGCACGCCGTGTTTTCTAGCTTCTTGTGCACACTCGGCAATAGCAGATATTTGAGGTACGCCGACACCTGCAACTATGCGTGTCGTACAGATTGAACCAGGTCCGATTCCTACTTTTACGCCGTCCGCACCTGCTTCTATGAGTGCCAGAACCGCTTCTGCCGTTGCTATATTTCCTGCAATTACATCTACCGTTAAAGTTTTTTTAATCTCTCTAACCGTATCAAGGATTCCCTTTGAGTGACCGTGTGCAGAGTCTAAAACCAAAACATCACAGCCTGCATCAACTAAGGCTTTTGCACGGTCAATCTGTCCCACGCCGATAGCCGCACCCACTATAAGTCTGCCAAAATCATCTTTGTTTGAGTTTGGATATTCGATGCGTTTTTTGATATCTTTTATCGTAACAAGACCTTTTAAAAATCCTTCATCATCGATAATAGGAAGCTTTTCAATCTTATTTTTATGCATAATGTCCGCCGCTTCGTCTAACGAAATCCCGCTTTTTGCCGTGATAAGAGGCATCTTCGTCATAACTTCATCTGCGCGTTTATTCATATCTTTTTGAAATCTCATATCGCGGTTTGTAAGAATTCCTAAAAGTTTATTGTGTGAATTTATTACGGGAACGCCTGAGATTTTAAACTCGTTCATAAGCTCGCTCGCATCAGCCAGTGTAGCGTCAGGATAGACATAAATCGGGTCTATGATGATACCGCTTTCGCTCTTTTTGACTTTTTTCACTTGCTTGCACTGAGTTTCAATATCCATGTTCTTGTGTATTATCCCGACTCCTCCGAGTCTCGCCATGGCAATAGCGGCTTGATACTCCGTAACCGTATCCATCGCAGCTGAAACCATAGGGATTTTTAGTGAAATATTGCGGGTTAATTTGCTCTCAAGAGAGACCTCTTTAGGCAATACTTCAGAGTACTTTGGTACAAGCAAAACATCTTCAAATGTTAAGGCGCGTTTACGAATTTTCATGATAATCCTTTTAAGGGGTAAAAGTTATAAATTCTTTGGATTATAGCCTTTTTGTGGTTAAAAAGAGGTAAAGCAATTCAGTAATAAAATCGAAACGGAAAAAGTGTATAATAGAGCAAGAAAATTAATAACACTTTAAGGCTGTAAAATGGAATCAAAAGTGCTGTTTGTATCGGTAGAAATACCGACAATCATAACTAAAAACGATTTGGAAAAAGAGTTTCCGGGACTTATTTTAACAACTATAGAAAAGTCGCTTGTAGGCGAAATTGCAAATGACAAGTTTATATTTACCACTTCCTTTGGAGTTATCACATTCTGCAATTTCAGTCACGATGAGATAAAGTCGTTTTTACATAGACTTAAAATCAAAGAGGCGCCGCACTATCAAACGGCACTTGTAAACCAAGACTATCCGATGATTATAGATGCGCTTTATGAAAAGCCGCTTATAGATACACATACCATCAAGTACAATAAATTTAACAAATCCGTAGCTTCCATAATTTCTCTTGCACTATCTCAAAGCGTCGGGCTTGAGATAAGAGAAAAATCACTGGAAAACAAGATGCAAGAGAGCAAAAAACTCTATGATAGAATAGAAAATATTAAAGCAAACGATAGAAAAAATCTTATGAGCTTTGCCGTCGGTATAGCAAAAGAGAGATTTGAGATACTTAGTCAGCTATATCTGTTGGATAAGCCGGATATTGTTTGGGATGATATAGAACTTGAGTCGCTTTACAATCAGCTTGCACTTCAACTTGAGCTAAAGTCAAGATTTGAAGTCGTAGAGTATAAAATATCTTTTTTAAAAGAGTCCGTAGAGTTTATAACGGACAGGGTAAATCAAAAATCGAGTGAATTTTTGGAGTGGATTATCATCTGCTTGATTGTAATAGAGATACTTTTTTCAACCTACGAGTATATTATCAAGCCGAATTTTTAGGTGCCGGTAATAATTTAATTATTTTCCGGTGCTGTTTTACTGGCATTTAGCTCAGATAGCAATTCAAGTTGGAGTTCTTGTATTTGCACTAGGCGATTCCATTGGTTTGAAAGAAGGTGATCTACTTTTTCATGCAGATGCCTGATTTCTAGTTCAGCTTTAAGGTTTATCTGATAATCATGCTGCGATCGAATACGATCTTTTGCTTCCTGACGATTTTGACTCATCATAATAATCGGCGCCTGAATTGCTGCAAGACACGAGAGAATAAGATTTAGAAATATAAAAGGGTATGGATCAAGCGGATGTGATATAAACATAAATGAATTTACCGCAATCCAAATTAAGAGAAAAATAGCAAAGCTGATGAGAAACACCCAACTGCCGCCAAAAGCAGCAATTTTATCAGCCATTTGTTCACCAAACGACCATTTACCTTCAAATTTTGATTCAATATCAAAAGAGAGAAGTTCATGCTCTTTAAGGCTGCGAACTACATCTTGTTCTAGGGAAGATAGTTCACCGTTTTCAGATTCGAGCAGTGAATGAAGATAGTTTTCTCTAAATTCAGCTAAATCGGTTTTGCAAATAAAGCTTTCCGTTGACCAGTTTGGGTAAGACTTTACTATTTCTGCCGCTATCTCTTTTCGTATCAATTCCCCTGAAACAATATCTTTTGTAAGAAAAGATTTTTTGCAGATAACGCAAGTTTTTTTAAGAGCGTTAATTGATGTCATAGCTAACCTTTCTTTTTTAGTTAATTTTGATTTATTTTTCCAATAGCGCAAGAAATGAAACTTTTAGCTTTTAAACCACCTTTTGTAAATGTTCCAAGCTCTTCATCTTCAACAGGATAACCGAGAGATTTTATTTTTTTGCGAAAACTTTTTTCTGCTTCTTCATCTTTTACCTCAAGCGTGATAACTATCGGTTCTTGCATCAAGTCAACGACAACTTCGCCAAACTCATCTTTTAGAGCCTCTTTTATAGTGTTTGTACATCCGCCGCATTTGACATTTAGTACTTTGAAACTTTTTTGCATAATTTTACCTTTGAACAAGAGTATAGAAATAATTTTATAAAAAATTTCTCATAACTGCCATAGACGAACTTTTAAATCCGAATCTTTCGTATAGCTTTTGAGCATTTTTATTTGTATTGTCGGTAAGAAGAGTCACTCTTTTTATATTGTTCTCTTTGCAATATTGTAGCACAT of Sulfurimonas sp. contains these proteins:
- a CDS encoding SLAC1 anion channel family protein gives rise to the protein MEITEKQSRLKFFPIMMYAVVMGLSGLTITYQKAALWLNFPSIIGEVLMYITTIVFIVVSSVYIRKFSKYKTAVKSEFSHPVRINFFAAVSISMLMLSIIYKENFSLVSAVCWYGGTILHFYLTMHTVSFWINQNQQLDHSNPAWFIPIVGNVLVPIGGVGFADLGLLMYFFSVGMFFWIVLFAIILNRIIFHNQMSVKFMPTLFILIAPPAVGFIAYFKMFGVIDTFALMLFNLALFFTILVAFMYKNFIKIKFFISWWAFVFPLAAMAISAMLMYNRSKEISLLIFSYIMVSAVTVIVSIVTYQTIVHIRKKEICIQE
- a CDS encoding glycine zipper domain-containing protein, with amino-acid sequence MKSIRLFVAALMASSYMHAGDIDGNTVVGGALGAAAGSAVGSAIGGKEGAIIGAGAGGVIGAAIASDREPRRYDQERVIIRDRGDNPNVHYDQGRHLGHYKKKHKNKYKYEHNRDRDNYRDYDRNRERYYEHDRGYDRDRYRGREW
- the guaB gene encoding IMP dehydrogenase, whose translation is MKIRKRALTFEDVLLVPKYSEVLPKEVSLESKLTRNISLKIPMVSAAMDTVTEYQAAIAMARLGGVGIIHKNMDIETQCKQVKKVKKSESGIIIDPIYVYPDATLADASELMNEFKISGVPVINSHNKLLGILTNRDMRFQKDMNKRADEVMTKMPLITAKSGISLDEAADIMHKNKIEKLPIIDDEGFLKGLVTIKDIKKRIEYPNSNKDDFGRLIVGAAIGVGQIDRAKALVDAGCDVLVLDSAHGHSKGILDTVREIKKTLTVDVIAGNIATAEAVLALIEAGADGVKVGIGPGSICTTRIVAGVGVPQISAIAECAQEARKHGVPVIADGGIKYSGDIAKALAVGASCIMAGSLLAGTEESPGETIMFQGRQYKSYRGMGSIGAMQKGSNDRYFQEGTAADKLVPEGIEGRVPFRGSIAGIVHQMMGGLRSSMGYCGSKDIPTFWENAEFVEITSAGLKESHVHDVIITQEAPNYHI
- a CDS encoding RMD1 family protein → MESKVLFVSVEIPTIITKNDLEKEFPGLILTTIEKSLVGEIANDKFIFTTSFGVITFCNFSHDEIKSFLHRLKIKEAPHYQTALVNQDYPMIIDALYEKPLIDTHTIKYNKFNKSVASIISLALSQSVGLEIREKSLENKMQESKKLYDRIENIKANDRKNLMSFAVGIAKERFEILSQLYLLDKPDIVWDDIELESLYNQLALQLELKSRFEVVEYKISFLKESVEFITDRVNQKSSEFLEWIIICLIVIEILFSTYEYIIKPNF
- a CDS encoding DUF1003 domain-containing protein, encoding MTSINALKKTCVICKKSFLTKDIVSGELIRKEIAAEIVKSYPNWSTESFICKTDLAEFRENYLHSLLESENGELSSLEQDVVRSLKEHELLSFDIESKFEGKWSFGEQMADKIAAFGGSWVFLISFAIFLLIWIAVNSFMFISHPLDPYPFIFLNLILSCLAAIQAPIIMMSQNRQEAKDRIRSQHDYQINLKAELEIRHLHEKVDHLLSNQWNRLVQIQELQLELLSELNASKTAPENN
- a CDS encoding cation transporter, which translates into the protein MQKSFKVLNVKCGGCTNTIKEALKDEFGEVVVDLMQEPIVITLEVKDEEAEKSFRKKIKSLGYPVEDEELGTFTKGGLKAKSFISCAIGKINQN
- a CDS encoding GNAT family N-acetyltransferase; this encodes MQIAKKLLSYVLQYCKENNIKRVTLLTDNTNKNAQKLYERFGFKSSSMAVMRNFL